A genomic segment from Roseibium algicola encodes:
- a CDS encoding HD-GYP domain-containing protein: MTDTPLADTDFRILLVEDDPTNRMIMERLVERIPGCHAVSFSHPIDLIAALDMVEFDVAIIDYQLPGLNGIELIKEIHQHPAHTDKPMVIVTADKDRDTRIEALTSGAVDFLNKPLEVVEFKARVRNLTKLAEAQRKLATRAEWLKEEVDRATTELRKRGEEIVHRLILASEYKDLDTAMHTLRMANFCELIAEELGMSMEFRRDLKMAAPMHDIGKVGIPDRIMLKRGPLTPEEREEINRHTEIGAGILKGSSCRLLQVATQIAATHHERWDGSGYPNGLRGEEIPLVGRIAAVADVFDALTTERPYKSAWTNERAFSFLEEKSGSDFDPECIAAFLSKKKEVEEIQARFADEPIPLAKNG, encoded by the coding sequence ATGACCGACACACCGCTTGCCGACACCGATTTCCGCATCCTGCTGGTCGAAGACGATCCCACCAACCGCATGATCATGGAACGGCTTGTGGAGCGCATCCCCGGATGCCACGCAGTCAGCTTTTCCCATCCCATCGACCTGATCGCGGCACTCGACATGGTCGAATTCGATGTGGCGATCATCGACTATCAATTGCCGGGCCTCAACGGCATCGAGCTCATCAAGGAAATTCATCAGCACCCCGCCCATACTGACAAGCCGATGGTGATCGTGACGGCAGACAAGGACCGGGACACGCGCATCGAGGCCCTGACCTCCGGTGCTGTCGATTTTCTGAACAAGCCGCTCGAGGTGGTGGAATTCAAGGCCCGTGTCCGGAACCTGACCAAGCTGGCCGAGGCACAGCGCAAACTCGCCACCCGGGCGGAATGGCTGAAAGAGGAAGTCGACAGGGCAACGACCGAACTCCGGAAGCGCGGCGAGGAAATCGTTCACCGGCTGATCCTTGCTTCCGAATACAAGGACCTCGACACGGCCATGCATACCCTTCGCATGGCGAACTTCTGCGAGTTGATTGCCGAAGAACTCGGCATGAGCATGGAGTTCCGGCGAGACCTCAAGATGGCCGCACCGATGCACGACATCGGCAAGGTTGGCATTCCGGACCGTATCATGCTGAAACGCGGCCCCCTCACCCCGGAAGAACGCGAAGAAATCAACCGGCACACGGAAATCGGCGCCGGCATCCTCAAGGGCTCCAGTTGCCGACTGCTGCAGGTCGCGACCCAGATTGCCGCGACACACCACGAACGCTGGGACGGCAGCGGTTACCCCAATGGCCTGCGTGGAGAAGAAATTCCACTTGTCGGCCGGATAGCGGCCGTTGCCGACGTCTTCGACGCGTTGACGACGGAACGCCCCTACAAGTCCGCGTGGACCAACGAACGGGCCTTCAGCTTTCTGGAAGAAAAATCAGGCAGCGACTTCGACCCGGAGTGCATTGCCGCCTTCCTGAGCAAGAAGAAGGAAGTGGAGGAGATCCAGGCCAGGTTTGCCGACGAGCCCATTCCCCTGGCCAAAAACGGCTGA
- a CDS encoding ATP-binding protein — protein sequence MKNQLEIGGKAVEQAARATKSVLVVQIFLVCTVLAIFSMLVKREGQLHDAIREDAIWAVYQLDRETRAVYELVQHVKYRIGEAGIEAAQEAVAPRDLVTRYDILYSRLSVLANSKYNVFFEQSPNFRSRITTIQTKILAIEPVFNEIAAKKNYSDIDFAPVEETLEKIRSATNEFLVRTNATISEARAEARNDVFHVQMLAFLFMFAIVVAALFLALHMLLQVRIVKQTREDMNKAAEEFEKAYEAAEAGNKAKSEFLATIGHEIRTPLNGILGMAELLAQKQLPEEETGYVRTITSSGNTLLEMINEILDFAKIEYGSLETEQIVFRLDELVREAAAVVEGKALEQNDELKLHIDPTLEKAFIKSDPTRLKRVLLNLLSNAVKFTENGSIHVDVVAGKVIAETLELKISVKDSGIGIAEEAQKQLFTAFHQVDSSISRRFGGTGLGLAICKQIVEAMGGSIGVFSVPGEGATFSFTLPVQLAHAPAANLTGLESGSPPTALIPRLRVLLVEDNVINQRVATKLLERLGQEVIVASDGREAIKRVQDATFDLVLMDVQMPDLDGIAATRLIRNIGAPFDKLPIIAMTANASDRHRQDCLDAGMNAFESKPVTFQRLATILREYGPSDTSAEGTTDLPTSPGSPEPTEPMHPAQSDAATPNANVVRLAGEEKGDARRAELREELGEEIFHSLVNAFFENADTLVVQVTEAASSGDGESYDRLLHTLKGAADNLGFTTLSKTADALRTSIETSNQVTLLTVELEKAKNRYRKIAI from the coding sequence GTGAAAAATCAGCTCGAAATAGGCGGCAAGGCCGTTGAACAGGCTGCAAGGGCGACGAAATCCGTTCTCGTCGTCCAGATCTTTCTTGTCTGTACGGTCCTTGCCATCTTTTCAATGCTGGTCAAACGTGAAGGCCAGTTGCATGACGCTATCCGTGAAGACGCAATCTGGGCTGTCTATCAGCTCGACCGCGAAACACGTGCCGTCTACGAGCTGGTACAACACGTCAAATATCGTATCGGCGAGGCCGGTATCGAAGCGGCGCAGGAAGCCGTAGCACCGCGAGATCTCGTAACGCGTTATGACATCCTCTATTCGCGTCTCTCGGTCCTCGCCAACTCCAAATACAACGTCTTCTTCGAGCAAAGTCCGAACTTCAGATCCAGGATCACGACCATTCAGACCAAGATCCTGGCCATCGAACCTGTCTTCAATGAAATCGCAGCGAAAAAGAACTACTCCGACATCGACTTTGCGCCTGTCGAAGAAACGCTCGAAAAAATTCGTAGCGCCACGAACGAATTTCTTGTCCGCACGAACGCGACGATTTCAGAAGCACGCGCCGAAGCCCGCAACGACGTCTTCCATGTGCAGATGCTGGCCTTCCTCTTCATGTTCGCGATCGTCGTCGCCGCGCTCTTTCTCGCCCTGCATATGCTTCTGCAGGTCCGCATCGTGAAACAGACGCGAGAAGACATGAACAAGGCCGCAGAGGAATTCGAGAAAGCCTATGAAGCAGCAGAAGCTGGCAACAAGGCCAAGTCGGAGTTTCTGGCCACGATCGGACATGAAATCCGCACCCCGCTGAACGGCATTCTCGGCATGGCCGAACTTCTGGCACAAAAACAGCTTCCGGAAGAAGAAACCGGCTACGTCCGCACCATCACAAGTTCCGGCAATACACTGCTGGAGATGATCAACGAGATCCTCGACTTTGCGAAGATCGAATACGGATCCCTTGAGACCGAACAGATTGTCTTCCGGCTCGACGAACTGGTGCGAGAGGCGGCAGCTGTCGTGGAAGGCAAGGCGCTCGAGCAAAATGACGAGCTCAAACTTCATATCGACCCGACGCTTGAAAAAGCTTTCATCAAGAGCGATCCCACCCGGCTGAAGCGCGTCCTGCTCAACCTGCTATCCAATGCCGTGAAATTCACCGAAAACGGCTCAATCCACGTCGATGTGGTTGCCGGAAAAGTTATCGCCGAGACCCTGGAACTGAAGATCAGCGTCAAGGATTCCGGTATCGGCATTGCCGAAGAGGCACAAAAGCAGCTCTTTACCGCATTCCACCAGGTCGATTCCTCGATCAGCCGACGCTTTGGCGGCACAGGCCTCGGCCTTGCCATCTGCAAACAGATCGTCGAGGCGATGGGTGGATCGATAGGTGTGTTCAGTGTTCCTGGCGAAGGCGCGACCTTCAGCTTCACCTTGCCGGTTCAACTGGCACACGCCCCTGCGGCGAATCTCACCGGTTTGGAGAGCGGTTCGCCCCCAACTGCATTGATCCCCCGTCTGCGTGTTCTGCTCGTGGAGGACAACGTCATAAACCAGCGTGTCGCAACCAAGTTGCTGGAGAGACTGGGTCAGGAAGTCATCGTTGCCAGCGACGGCAGGGAGGCAATCAAACGTGTGCAGGACGCCACTTTCGATCTCGTGCTGATGGACGTGCAGATGCCTGATCTCGACGGGATCGCGGCAACACGGCTGATACGGAACATCGGCGCTCCATTCGACAAGCTGCCCATCATCGCAATGACGGCAAATGCTTCCGACCGGCACCGCCAGGACTGCCTGGACGCGGGCATGAATGCCTTCGAGTCCAAGCCCGTCACCTTCCAGAGGCTTGCGACCATCCTGCGTGAATATGGTCCTTCGGACACTTCAGCAGAAGGCACCACCGACCTGCCGACATCCCCAGGTTCTCCGGAACCGACGGAACCAATGCATCCGGCTCAATCCGACGCCGCGACGCCAAATGCCAATGTGGTTCGCCTTGCCGGAGAAGAGAAAGGGGATGCCCGACGAGCTGAGCTGCGCGAGGAACTTGGCGAGGAGATTTTCCATTCTCTGGTGAATGCCTTCTTTGAAAATGCCGACACTCTCGTTGTGCAAGTCACCGAGGCAGCAAGCTCGGGTGATGGGGAAAGCTACGACCGGCTGCTGCACACACTGAAAGGTGCGGCGGACAATCTCGGATTTACGACCCTCTCAAAAACTGCGGACGCACTTCGCACCAGCATCGAAACCTCCAACCAGGTGACACTCCTGACGGTGGAGCTGGAAAAAGCAAAAAACAGATACCGGAAGATTGCGATATGA
- a CDS encoding molybdopterin-dependent oxidoreductase: MKTLLSLLAGALMISSAVQAANLPAPTGDVVLVVTGNIKNTNKGDSAEFDMEMLEGLTEISKTLETPWTEGTTAFSGPQLRAVLEEVGARGSKLIVKALNDYSAEVPVEDAEDFDTMLATKMNGDYMSVRDKGPLFLIYPFDTNPELFNEKYFSRSVWQIREVEVVE, encoded by the coding sequence ATGAAAACCTTACTGAGCCTCCTGGCTGGGGCGCTGATGATCAGCTCTGCCGTTCAGGCTGCCAACCTTCCGGCACCAACAGGTGATGTCGTCCTCGTTGTGACCGGAAACATCAAGAACACCAACAAAGGTGACAGCGCTGAATTCGACATGGAGATGCTGGAAGGCCTTACAGAAATCTCCAAGACGCTCGAGACACCCTGGACTGAGGGCACCACTGCCTTTTCCGGCCCTCAGCTGCGCGCAGTGCTGGAGGAAGTTGGCGCACGCGGTTCCAAACTGATCGTCAAGGCTCTCAACGACTACAGTGCAGAAGTACCGGTAGAAGATGCCGAGGACTTCGACACGATGCTGGCGACCAAAATGAACGGCGACTACATGTCCGTTCGCGACAAGGGCCCCCTGTTCCTGATCTACCCTTTCGACACGAACCCGGAACTCTTCAACGAGAAATACTTCTCCCGTTCGGTCTGGCAAATCCGTGAAGTTGAAGTAGTCGAGTGA
- a CDS encoding glutathione binding-like protein → MAGTSAFFDIHLEGRAYMFGDRVTVTDFAVGALSALALNPQSRMPLEGHANIIAWYQRLEAVPSWSITAPARLMEAAE, encoded by the coding sequence ATGGCGGGTACGTCCGCGTTTTTCGATATCCACCTGGAGGGGCGGGCCTACATGTTTGGGGACAGGGTGACCGTAACCGATTTTGCGGTCGGTGCCTTGTCGGCGTTGGCGCTGAACCCGCAATCGCGTATGCCGTTGGAAGGCCATGCCAACATCATTGCCTGGTATCAGCGGCTGGAAGCAGTGCCGAGCTGGTCCATTACGGCACCTGCACGCCTGATGGAAGCTGCCGAATAG